From Selenomonas sp. AB3002, one genomic window encodes:
- a CDS encoding 3-isopropylmalate dehydratase — protein sequence MEKMIKGRVYVFGNNVDTDQIYPGKYVEYTEMEDICRFAMSGSEKPELAQSFQPGEIIVGGTNFGCGSSREHATMTLKGIGVGAIIAESFARIFFRNAINLGIPAITCPGISQFFQDGEEASIDLASGMIKNVSNGQSLQAEPMGEYMEKILENGGIKAMIRAQIAKEK from the coding sequence ATGGAAAAAATGATCAAAGGCAGGGTATATGTATTTGGCAATAATGTGGATACCGACCAGATATATCCTGGCAAGTATGTGGAATATACGGAGATGGAGGACATCTGCCGCTTCGCCATGAGTGGCAGTGAGAAGCCTGAGCTGGCGCAGAGCTTCCAGCCGGGAGAGATCATCGTTGGCGGCACGAATTTTGGCTGTGGTTCCTCCCGTGAGCACGCCACCATGACCCTGAAGGGCATAGGCGTGGGTGCCATCATTGCCGAATCTTTCGCCCGCATTTTCTTTCGCAACGCCATCAACCTTGGCATTCCCGCCATCACCTGTCCGGGAATTTCCCAGTTCTTTCAGGATGGTGAAGAGGCAAGCATTGACCTGGCAAGCGGTATGATAAAGAATGTTTCCAACGGGCAGAGCCTCCAGGCGGAACCCATGGGGGAATACATGGAAAAAATTCTGGAAAATGGCGGCATCAAAGCCATGATAAGAGCGCAGATAGCGAAAGAAAAATGA
- a CDS encoding Fic family protein → MSSVMKSPSLLEILQVEKKTCQKGGIYHKVQIELTYNSNHIEGSRLTAEETRYIYETNTIGLSGGTVNVNDIVETANHFQCINLIIDQAEAPLTESLLKKIHAMLKNGTADARLDYFAVGEYKRLPNEVGGKATAAPEDVQQKMGSLLAAYEDGQPKDFNSLLDFHYRFESIHPFQDGNGRVGRLLLFKECLRHDIVPFIIEDDLKLFYYRGLSEWEKEPGFLRDTCLTAQDRFKRYLDYFRISYY, encoded by the coding sequence ATGAGCAGCGTCATGAAAAGCCCATCTTTGCTGGAAATCCTGCAGGTAGAAAAGAAGACCTGCCAAAAAGGGGGCATCTATCACAAAGTCCAGATAGAGCTGACCTATAATTCCAATCATATAGAAGGCAGCCGTCTGACAGCAGAGGAAACAAGGTATATCTACGAAACCAACACCATCGGGCTGTCCGGGGGCACGGTGAATGTCAACGACATAGTAGAAACTGCCAACCATTTTCAGTGCATAAATCTCATCATTGACCAGGCGGAAGCCCCTCTCACAGAAAGCCTGCTCAAGAAAATCCATGCCATGCTCAAGAATGGCACCGCCGATGCTCGTCTGGACTATTTCGCCGTAGGGGAATACAAGCGCTTGCCCAACGAAGTGGGAGGAAAGGCCACAGCCGCTCCAGAGGATGTGCAGCAGAAAATGGGGTCACTGTTGGCTGCCTACGAAGATGGCCAGCCCAAAGACTTCAACAGCCTGCTGGATTTTCACTATCGCTTTGAAAGCATCCATCCCTTCCAGGACGGCAACGGCAGAGTAGGACGGCTGCTTCTTTTCAAAGAGTGCCTGAGGCATGACATTGTCCCCTTCATTATCGAAGATGATCTGAAACTGTTTTATTACCGGGGCCTTTCCGAATGGGAAAAAGAACCGGGGTTCCTGAGGGATACCTGCCTCACAGCACAGGACAGATTCAAGAGGTATCTGGATTATTTCCGGATTTCCTATTACTGA